The Paraburkholderia sp. SOS3 genome includes a region encoding these proteins:
- a CDS encoding arginine/lysine/ornithine decarboxylase, whose protein sequence is MKFRFPVVIIDEDFRSENISGSGIRALAEAIEKEGAEVLGLTSYGDLTSFAQQSSRASCFILSIDDDELLPYVENAADSDAPELAPAIIDLRAFVAAVRRRNADIPIFLYGETRTSRHLPNDILRELHGFIHMFEDTPEFVARHIIREAKVYLDSLAPPFFKELVQYAEEGSYSWHCPGHSGGVAFLKNPLGQMFHQFFGENMLRADVCNAVDELGQLLDHTGPVAASERNAARIFSADHLFFVTNGTSTSNKIVWHATVAPGDIVLVDRNCHKSILHAITMTHAIPVFLTPTRNHFGIIGPIPRDEFKPENIRKKIEANPFAREALAKNPNLKPRILTITQSTYDGVIYNVEMIKDLLGDLLDTLHFDEAWLPHAEFHAFYQDMHAIGAGRPRTGALVFATHSTHKLLAGISQASQILVQDSENSTFDRHRFNEAYLMHTSTSPQYAIIASCDVAAAMMEPPGGPALVEESIAEALDFRRAMRKVDDEFGADWFFKVWGPDELAEEGIGSREDWMLRPNDHWHGFGALAENFNMLDPIKATIITPGLTVDGEFGETGIPAAIVTKYLAEHGIIVEKTGLYSFFIMFTIGITKGRWNSMVTELQQFKDDYDNNQPLWRVLPEFVAQHPAYERIGLRDLCEQIHSVYRANDIARLTTEMYLSNMEPAMKPSDAFAKLAHREVDRVPIDELEGRVTSILLTPYPPGIPLLIPGERFNRTIVSYLQFAREFNERFPGFHTDIHGLVGEVINGRVEYFVDCVRN, encoded by the coding sequence ATGAAGTTTCGTTTTCCCGTCGTCATCATCGACGAAGATTTCCGCTCCGAGAACATCTCGGGTTCCGGCATCCGGGCGCTTGCCGAAGCGATCGAGAAAGAAGGCGCGGAAGTGCTCGGGCTGACGAGCTATGGCGATCTGACGTCGTTTGCGCAGCAGTCGAGCCGCGCCTCGTGTTTCATCCTGTCGATCGACGACGACGAGCTGTTGCCGTACGTCGAAAACGCGGCCGACAGCGACGCGCCGGAACTCGCGCCCGCCATCATCGACCTGCGCGCGTTCGTCGCCGCGGTACGGCGCCGCAATGCCGATATCCCGATCTTCCTGTACGGCGAGACGCGCACCTCGCGCCACCTGCCGAACGACATCCTGCGCGAACTGCACGGCTTCATCCACATGTTCGAGGACACGCCGGAGTTCGTCGCGCGGCACATCATCCGCGAGGCGAAGGTCTATCTCGATTCGCTCGCGCCGCCGTTCTTCAAGGAGCTCGTGCAGTACGCCGAGGAAGGTTCGTATTCATGGCACTGCCCGGGCCACTCGGGCGGCGTGGCGTTCCTGAAGAATCCGCTTGGCCAGATGTTTCACCAGTTCTTCGGCGAGAACATGCTGCGCGCCGACGTCTGCAACGCGGTCGACGAACTCGGCCAGCTGCTCGACCACACGGGTCCGGTTGCCGCGTCGGAGCGCAACGCGGCGCGCATTTTCAGCGCGGACCATCTGTTCTTCGTGACCAATGGCACGTCGACGTCGAACAAGATCGTCTGGCACGCGACGGTCGCGCCGGGCGACATCGTGCTCGTCGACCGCAACTGCCACAAGTCGATCCTGCACGCGATCACGATGACGCACGCGATTCCGGTGTTTCTCACGCCGACGCGCAATCATTTCGGCATCATCGGGCCGATTCCGCGCGACGAGTTCAAGCCGGAGAACATTCGCAAGAAGATCGAAGCGAATCCGTTCGCGCGCGAGGCGCTCGCGAAGAACCCGAATCTCAAGCCGCGCATTCTGACCATCACGCAAAGCACGTACGACGGCGTGATCTATAACGTCGAGATGATCAAGGATCTGCTGGGCGACCTGCTCGACACGCTGCACTTCGACGAAGCGTGGCTGCCGCACGCCGAGTTCCACGCGTTCTATCAGGATATGCACGCGATCGGCGCGGGCCGGCCGCGCACGGGCGCGCTCGTGTTCGCGACGCACTCCACGCACAAGCTGCTCGCGGGCATTTCGCAGGCGTCGCAGATTCTCGTGCAGGACTCGGAGAACAGCACGTTCGACCGCCATCGCTTCAACGAGGCGTATCTGATGCATACGTCGACGAGCCCGCAGTACGCCATCATCGCGTCGTGCGACGTCGCCGCGGCGATGATGGAGCCGCCGGGCGGTCCGGCGCTCGTCGAGGAATCGATCGCCGAGGCGCTCGACTTCCGCCGCGCGATGCGCAAGGTCGACGACGAATTCGGCGCCGACTGGTTCTTCAAGGTCTGGGGTCCCGACGAACTCGCCGAAGAAGGCATCGGCTCGCGCGAAGACTGGATGCTGCGCCCGAACGATCATTGGCATGGCTTCGGCGCGCTCGCCGAAAACTTCAACATGCTCGATCCGATCAAGGCGACGATCATCACGCCGGGCCTGACGGTGGACGGCGAGTTCGGCGAAACCGGCATTCCGGCCGCGATCGTCACGAAGTATCTGGCCGAGCACGGGATCATCGTCGAGAAGACGGGGCTTTACTCGTTTTTCATCATGTTCACGATCGGCATCACGAAGGGCCGCTGGAACTCGATGGTCACCGAACTGCAGCAGTTCAAGGACGACTACGACAACAATCAGCCGCTGTGGCGCGTGCTGCCCGAATTCGTCGCGCAGCATCCGGCTTACGAGCGCATCGGCCTGCGCGATCTCTGCGAGCAGATCCACAGCGTCTACCGGGCGAACGACATCGCGCGCCTGACGACCGAGATGTACCTGTCGAACATGGAGCCGGCCATGAAGCCGTCCGACGCGTTCGCGAAGCTCGCGCATCGCGAGGTCGACCGGGTGCCGATCGACGAACTCGAAGGCCGCGTCACGTCGATCCTGCTCACGCCGTATCCGCCGGGTATTCCGCTGCTGATTCCGGGCGAGCGCTTCAATCGCACGATCGTCAGCTACCTGCAGTTCGCGCGCGAGTTCAACGAGCGTTTTCCGGGTTTCCATACCGATATCCACGGGCTCGTCGGCGAAGTGATCAACGGTCGCGTCGAATACTTTGTCGACTGCGTGCGCAACTGA
- a CDS encoding lysozyme inhibitor LprI family protein: MVKGSTGWAGLQVVPAAVRARVAGSARASAAVLWVAVVWVAVVSMGLVAWPSAARAEVAAADPIDAAMRTCLARADMSSTAGQLQCMDTARLAWQASIEQSFQKLLAKVPPAQRKRWQASEDSWKAWREAEMQMIAAVTATTRGTRYQLSEGDLRLQPVRDRALALRSVVAKAGALDTPPRLRGCLGDPQCVHASADVNQYYRRLVNKMPRRAWPVLWRAQQAWLAYRDATAPLGDARQRIDLIGARVATLKKLAETAGND; this comes from the coding sequence ATGGTGAAGGGTTCAACAGGTTGGGCGGGTCTGCAGGTCGTGCCGGCGGCCGTTCGCGCGCGGGTGGCGGGATCGGCGCGGGCGTCGGCGGCTGTGCTATGGGTGGCGGTGGTATGGGTGGCCGTGGTATCCATGGGCCTCGTTGCATGGCCATCGGCTGCGCGCGCCGAAGTGGCCGCGGCCGATCCGATCGATGCGGCGATGCGCACCTGCCTCGCGCGCGCGGATATGTCGTCGACGGCGGGGCAGTTGCAGTGCATGGATACGGCGCGGCTCGCGTGGCAGGCGTCGATCGAACAGTCGTTCCAGAAGCTGCTCGCGAAAGTGCCGCCCGCGCAGCGCAAGCGCTGGCAAGCGAGCGAAGACAGCTGGAAAGCGTGGCGCGAAGCGGAGATGCAAATGATCGCCGCCGTCACGGCGACGACGCGCGGGACGCGCTACCAGCTGTCCGAAGGCGATTTGCGTCTGCAGCCCGTGCGCGATCGCGCGCTTGCGTTGCGCAGCGTGGTGGCGAAGGCGGGGGCGCTCGACACGCCGCCGCGGCTGCGAGGCTGTCTCGGCGATCCGCAGTGCGTCCATGCGAGCGCCGACGTGAACCAGTACTACCGGCGCCTCGTGAACAAGATGCCGCGGCGCGCGTGGCCGGTGCTGTGGCGGGCGCAGCAGGCGTGGCTCGCTTATCGCGACGCGACCGCGCCGCTCGGCGATGCACGCCAGCGCATCGATCTGATCGGCGCGCGCGTGGCGACGCTGAAGAAGCTCGCGGAGACGGCGGGCAACGATTAA
- the argH gene encoding argininosuccinate lyase, which yields MTSQLHKKGEAWSARFSEPMSELVKRYTSSVFFDKRLAWVDIEGSLAHASMLAAQKIISADDLAAIERGMAQIKGEIERGEFAWQLDLEDVHLNIEARLTALIGDAGKRLHTGRSRNDQVATDIRLWLRGEIDRIGGLLKDLRGALVDLAEQNAGTIMPGFTHLQVAQPVTFGHHLLAYVEMFSRDAERMLDARKRLNRLPLGAAALAGTSYPIDRHAVAKTLGFDGICANSLDAVSDRDFAIEFTAAAALVMTHVSRFSEELVLWMSPRVGFIDLADRFCTGSSIMPQKKNPDVPELARGKTGRVNGHLMALLTLMKGQPLAYNKDNQEDKEPLFDTVDTVADTLRIFAEMVAGITVKPQAMRAAALQGFSTATDLADYLVKRGLPFRDAHEAVAHAVRICVDRNCDLADLTLDEMKRELPNVAHLIGDDVFEYLTLEGSVASRNHPGGTAPDQVRAAAKAARAASK from the coding sequence ATGACGTCCCAACTGCATAAAAAAGGCGAAGCCTGGTCGGCTCGCTTCTCGGAGCCGATGTCGGAGCTCGTCAAACGCTACACGTCGTCGGTTTTCTTCGACAAGCGCCTTGCGTGGGTCGATATCGAAGGGTCGCTCGCGCACGCATCGATGCTCGCCGCGCAGAAAATCATCTCCGCCGACGACCTCGCCGCGATCGAGCGCGGCATGGCGCAGATCAAGGGTGAAATCGAGCGCGGCGAATTCGCATGGCAGCTCGACCTCGAAGACGTGCATCTGAATATCGAGGCGCGCCTCACGGCGCTGATCGGCGATGCGGGCAAGCGCCTGCATACGGGCCGCTCGCGCAACGACCAGGTCGCGACGGATATCCGCCTGTGGCTGCGCGGCGAAATCGACCGCATCGGCGGCCTGCTGAAAGACCTGCGCGGCGCGCTCGTCGATCTCGCGGAACAGAACGCCGGAACGATCATGCCGGGCTTCACGCATCTGCAGGTCGCGCAGCCCGTCACGTTCGGGCATCACCTGCTCGCTTACGTCGAAATGTTTTCGCGCGACGCCGAGCGCATGCTCGATGCGCGCAAGCGCCTGAACCGCCTGCCGCTCGGCGCGGCGGCGCTCGCCGGCACCAGCTATCCGATCGATCGCCACGCGGTCGCGAAGACGCTCGGCTTCGACGGCATCTGCGCGAACTCGCTCGACGCCGTGTCCGACCGCGACTTCGCGATCGAATTCACGGCCGCCGCGGCGCTCGTCATGACGCACGTGTCGCGCTTCTCCGAAGAACTCGTACTGTGGATGAGCCCGCGCGTCGGCTTTATCGATCTCGCCGACCGCTTCTGCACCGGCTCGTCGATCATGCCGCAGAAGAAGAACCCCGATGTACCCGAACTTGCGCGCGGCAAGACGGGCCGCGTGAACGGCCATCTGATGGCGTTGCTCACGCTGATGAAAGGCCAGCCGCTCGCGTACAACAAGGACAACCAGGAAGACAAGGAACCGCTGTTCGACACCGTCGACACGGTGGCGGACACGCTGCGCATCTTCGCGGAGATGGTGGCCGGCATCACGGTCAAGCCGCAGGCGATGCGCGCCGCCGCGCTGCAAGGCTTTTCGACGGCGACGGATCTCGCCGATTACCTCGTGAAGCGCGGTCTGCCATTCCGCGACGCGCACGAAGCGGTCGCGCATGCGGTGCGTATCTGCGTCGATCGCAATTGCGATCTTGCGGATCTCACGCTCGATGAAATGAAGCGCGAACTGCCCAACGTCGCGCATCTGATCGGCGACGACGTATTCGAGTATCTGACACTCGAAGGGTCGGTCGCGAGCCGCAATCATCCGGGCGGCACGGCGCCCGACCAGGTGCGCGCCGCAGCCAAGGCGGCACGCGCGGCGTCGAAATAA
- a CDS encoding helix-turn-helix transcriptional regulator — protein MTLPSDDPAPDTEHEPKHAPEHDATRDAAPPLDATPARALGDFIRAHRERLSPLAVGLPPGPRRRTPGLRREEVAQLCGVSPTWYTWIEQGRPVSASADALARIAVALQLSRAERAYLFELAAQRDPAEPETGGADVPAMLLKTVQLVQSPAYVLDRQWNAIAWNAPAADLFVGWLDDAHDRNLLRYTFLSPVGHALIVDWESRARRLAAEFRADSIRHLNDAPTRALIDALVGKSDAFAHFWASQDVGEREGGRREFEHPRDGRVAYDQITFKPAHREDLKLVVLVREG, from the coding sequence ATGACTTTGCCGTCCGACGACCCTGCACCCGACACCGAGCACGAACCCAAACACGCCCCCGAGCACGACGCCACGCGCGACGCGGCGCCTCCGCTCGACGCGACCCCCGCCCGCGCGCTCGGCGACTTCATTCGCGCGCACCGCGAACGGCTGTCGCCGCTCGCGGTCGGCTTGCCGCCGGGCCCGCGCCGCCGCACGCCCGGGCTGCGCCGCGAGGAAGTCGCGCAGCTGTGCGGCGTGAGTCCGACCTGGTACACGTGGATCGAGCAAGGCAGGCCCGTATCGGCGTCGGCCGACGCGCTCGCGCGTATCGCCGTCGCGCTGCAGCTCTCGCGCGCCGAACGCGCGTATCTGTTCGAGCTCGCCGCGCAGCGCGACCCGGCCGAACCCGAGACGGGCGGCGCCGATGTGCCGGCGATGCTGCTCAAGACCGTTCAGCTCGTGCAATCGCCGGCGTATGTGCTCGACCGTCAGTGGAATGCGATCGCGTGGAATGCGCCGGCCGCGGACCTGTTCGTCGGCTGGCTCGACGACGCTCACGACCGCAACCTGCTGCGCTACACGTTTCTGTCGCCGGTCGGACATGCGCTGATCGTCGATTGGGAGTCGCGCGCGCGGCGCCTCGCCGCCGAGTTCCGCGCGGACTCGATCCGGCATCTGAACGACGCGCCGACGCGCGCGCTGATCGATGCGCTGGTCGGCAAAAGCGATGCGTTCGCGCATTTCTGGGCGTCGCAGGACGTCGGCGAGCGCGAAGGCGGCCGCCGCGAATTCGAGCATCCGCGCGATGGGCGTGTCGCCTACGATCAGATCACATTCAAGCCCGCGCATCGCGAAGATCTGAAGCTGGTCGTGCTCGTGCGCGAAGGCTGA
- a CDS encoding class I SAM-dependent methyltransferase: MKHRDQVADAFGSTAADYLTSTVHATGKDLQTLSRLVAKRPGGAVLDMGCGAGHASFAVAPHAESVVAYDLARPMLATVETAALDRGLANIRTKQGAAENLPFDDASFDWVVSRFSAHHWHDVRQALAEVRRVLKPGGEALFIDIAGADHPLVDTHLQAVEVLRDASHIRDYRADEWLAFFEQAGFAARITERWRLPIEFDAWVSRMRTPPQRVSAIRSLWESAPEEVRDYFAVQADGSFELDTLMIEAHR; this comes from the coding sequence ATGAAACATCGAGACCAGGTCGCCGACGCGTTCGGTTCGACCGCCGCCGACTATCTGACGAGCACCGTTCATGCGACGGGCAAGGATCTGCAGACGCTCTCGAGACTCGTCGCGAAGCGGCCGGGCGGGGCCGTGCTCGACATGGGTTGCGGCGCGGGCCACGCGAGCTTTGCGGTGGCGCCGCACGCGGAGTCGGTGGTTGCCTATGACCTTGCGCGCCCGATGCTCGCGACCGTCGAGACGGCTGCGCTCGATCGTGGTCTGGCCAATATCCGGACGAAGCAGGGCGCCGCGGAAAACCTGCCGTTCGACGACGCTTCGTTCGACTGGGTGGTGAGCCGCTTCAGCGCGCATCACTGGCACGACGTGCGGCAGGCGCTCGCCGAAGTGCGCCGCGTGCTGAAGCCGGGCGGCGAGGCGCTCTTCATCGATATCGCGGGCGCCGATCATCCGCTCGTCGATACGCACTTGCAGGCGGTCGAGGTGTTGCGCGATGCGTCGCATATCCGCGATTACCGCGCCGACGAGTGGCTTGCCTTTTTCGAGCAAGCCGGGTTTGCGGCCAGGATAACGGAGCGCTGGCGGCTGCCGATCGAATTCGACGCATGGGTGTCGCGCATGCGCACGCCGCCGCAGCGCGTGAGTGCGATCCGCTCGCTGTGGGAGAGCGCGCCGGAAGAAGTCAGGGACTACTTCGCGGTGCAGGCCGATGGATCGTTCGAACTCGATACGCTCATGATCGAGGCGCATCGATGA
- a CDS encoding methyltransferase, which yields MSESSLKPSSQRSPAALDANTERMMQMIYGFAVSQLVRTFAEFGIADHLASGPLKAADLARHIDADEDTTRRLMEAAVPLELVTVDADFRYASTPLLRTLEEGAPGSVRGLARLLGGHAAWQIWGRLPAAIRSGTAQDTAALGENYWEHVGRAPAELAVLIRAMTDISESVGEQIAQTIDTSSMATVADIGGGSGELIRPMLKKNPHLSGIVLDTPRSVEQSSRDPVNTALASRLSFTGGDFFEAVPAGFDLYMLKHVLHDWDDDRCVEILANCARAMRPDSRVVVIEMVVKPDGNEPRVMLQDLNMLVHFGSRERTMHDFERLLGRVGLVASGTAEVVSPLGTTTVIEARKR from the coding sequence ATGAGTGAAAGCTCCTTGAAGCCGTCGTCGCAACGCTCGCCCGCGGCGCTCGATGCGAATACCGAGCGCATGATGCAAATGATCTATGGATTTGCGGTCAGTCAGCTCGTGCGCACGTTTGCCGAATTCGGTATTGCGGACCATCTCGCGAGCGGTCCGCTCAAAGCCGCCGATCTCGCGCGGCACATCGACGCCGACGAAGACACCACGCGCCGTTTGATGGAGGCAGCGGTGCCGCTCGAGCTCGTCACCGTCGATGCGGACTTCCGATATGCATCGACACCGCTGCTTCGCACGCTCGAAGAGGGCGCGCCGGGCTCGGTGCGCGGTCTTGCGCGACTGCTCGGCGGACACGCGGCCTGGCAGATCTGGGGGCGGCTCCCCGCGGCGATCCGGAGCGGCACCGCGCAGGACACCGCTGCGCTTGGCGAGAACTATTGGGAGCACGTCGGCCGGGCGCCTGCCGAACTTGCCGTGCTGATTCGTGCGATGACCGACATCTCGGAGTCGGTGGGCGAACAGATCGCGCAGACCATCGATACGTCGTCGATGGCGACCGTCGCCGATATCGGCGGCGGCTCGGGCGAACTGATCAGGCCGATGCTCAAGAAGAATCCGCATCTGAGCGGCATCGTGCTCGATACGCCGAGGTCGGTCGAGCAGTCGTCGCGGGACCCGGTCAATACCGCGTTGGCCTCGCGCCTGTCGTTTACCGGCGGGGACTTCTTCGAGGCCGTGCCTGCTGGATTCGACCTATACATGCTGAAGCACGTCCTGCACGACTGGGATGACGACCGATGCGTGGAGATCCTCGCCAATTGCGCGCGGGCGATGCGGCCGGACAGCCGGGTCGTGGTGATCGAGATGGTAGTCAAGCCGGACGGCAACGAGCCGCGCGTGATGCTGCAGGATCTGAATATGCTCGTCCATTTCGGCTCGCGCGAGCGAACCATGCACGATTTCGAGCGGTTGCTCGGCCGCGTGGGTCTCGTTGCGTCGGGGACCGCCGAGGTGGTTTCGCCGCTCGGCACCACTACGGTGATCGAAGCGAGAAAGCGGTAA